A single window of Flavobacteriales bacterium DNA harbors:
- the hutH gene encoding histidine ammonia-lyase — protein sequence MSTFAFGKDQLSVSAAFNIARGHVQGRLTPEVLALAAKSREAVETIVTGSETLYGVNTGFGPLCQTRISADHTRQLQVNLLKSHSVGVGDPVHPQLAKLMLISKLQSLCVGFSGVSEPLLQRILWHIDNDIIPVVPSQGSVGASGDLAPLAHLFLPLIGLGHVHHKGQVKPTAQMLQEEDMQPLELLAKEGLALINGTQFIAAHATLGIERLHHALNTADIIGAMSLEALLGSVRPFDERLHHLRPFPGNLLVARRLRKLLEGSEMVVSHEHCERVQDPYSLRCMPPVHGASRNAWLHVKEMLHVELNAVTDNPIVLDAQNTISGGNFHGQPMALPLDYATLAAHEVGNISDRRTYLLLEGREGLPTLLMKNTGINSGFMIPQYTSAALVSENKALCFPASADSIPTSLGQEDHVSMGSISGRKLNQVIDNLEKILAVELICAAQAFDYRRPMKSGKILEACHHLVRDHISHTEEDRVFSDDLQVATQLISGYQLSTLAEETAAREGIDLNGEQHERFRLS from the coding sequence ATGTCAACATTCGCATTCGGGAAAGATCAATTGTCGGTGTCAGCTGCCTTCAATATTGCACGTGGTCATGTGCAGGGTCGCCTCACGCCTGAGGTGCTGGCCCTTGCCGCCAAAAGCCGCGAAGCCGTGGAAACCATCGTCACTGGCAGCGAGACCCTCTATGGTGTGAACACCGGCTTCGGGCCTCTCTGCCAGACCCGCATCTCCGCAGACCATACCCGTCAGCTCCAGGTGAACCTGCTTAAAAGTCATAGCGTTGGGGTAGGAGACCCCGTGCACCCTCAACTCGCCAAGCTGATGCTGATCTCCAAACTGCAGTCGCTATGCGTGGGCTTCTCCGGCGTGTCCGAACCGTTGCTTCAACGTATTCTCTGGCACATCGATAACGACATCATTCCCGTTGTGCCTTCCCAGGGATCTGTTGGTGCGTCCGGCGACCTGGCACCGCTTGCGCACCTGTTCCTCCCGTTGATCGGACTGGGGCATGTGCATCACAAAGGACAAGTGAAGCCGACCGCACAAATGCTGCAGGAAGAAGACATGCAACCGCTGGAGCTCCTGGCCAAGGAAGGCCTCGCCCTCATCAACGGCACACAGTTCATCGCAGCCCATGCCACGCTGGGCATCGAACGCCTCCATCACGCCCTCAATACCGCCGATATCATCGGGGCCATGTCGCTGGAAGCCTTGCTCGGCTCCGTGCGCCCGTTTGATGAACGTCTCCATCACCTGCGGCCTTTTCCCGGAAACCTGCTGGTGGCACGCCGCCTTCGTAAGTTGCTTGAAGGCTCAGAGATGGTGGTCTCCCACGAACACTGCGAACGGGTACAGGATCCCTATTCGCTTCGCTGCATGCCACCTGTACATGGCGCCTCCCGCAACGCATGGTTGCATGTGAAGGAGATGCTGCATGTGGAGCTGAATGCAGTGACCGATAACCCCATTGTGCTGGATGCGCAGAACACCATCAGCGGCGGTAATTTCCATGGACAACCCATGGCGCTCCCGTTGGACTATGCCACCCTGGCAGCCCATGAGGTAGGCAACATCTCCGACCGCCGTACCTACCTGTTGTTGGAAGGAAGGGAAGGACTTCCCACCTTGCTGATGAAGAACACCGGTATCAACTCCGGCTTCATGATCCCACAATATACCTCTGCTGCTCTGGTGAGCGAGAACAAAGCTTTATGCTTCCCGGCCAGCGCCGACAGCATTCCCACGTCGCTCGGACAGGAAGACCACGTGAGCATGGGCTCCATCAGCGGCCGCAAACTGAACCAGGTGATCGACAACCTGGAGAAGATCCTGGCCGTGGAACTTATCTGCGCCGCCCAGGCGTTCGACTACCGACGTCCCATGAAGTCCGGCAAGATCCTCGAAGCCTGTCACCACCTGGTCCGCGATCATATCAGTCACACCGAAGAAGACCGCGTGTTCTCCGACGACCTGCAGGTGGCTACACAACTCATTTCCGGATATCAACTCTCGACCCTCGCCGAAGAAACCGCCGCGCGTGAAGGGATCGACCTAAACGGTGAACAACATGAACGTTTCAGACTTTCTTAA
- the hutU gene encoding urocanate hydratase, producing the protein MNVSDFLKIYASHPNYKAPHGVQLHAKSWQTEAPLRMLLNNLDHEVAEDPDHFVVYGGRGQAVRNREAFDLIVKTLLTMDEDHSLLVQSGKPVGLVRTHAEAPRVLIANSNLVPHWANWEHFDELAAKGLMMYGQMTAGSWIYIGSQGILQGTYETFASCARQHFGGSLQHKLLVSAGLGGMGGAQPLAATLAGATFLGADVDPKRIEKRLETRYIDKMTASYEEARDWALEAKEKGQAISIGLVSDAGDMLEKLLKDGIIPDVLTDQTSAHDPVNGYVPNGMSLEEAADLRKKNPVTYKERSLKSMARHVHLMLEMQSKGSRTFDYGNNLREFARQGGESHAFDFPGFVPAYVRPLFCEGKGPFRWVALSGDPEDIYTTDNALMEAFPENTHLIHWLKEAREKIAFQGLPSRICWLGLGEREKAGLIFNDLVRTGKVKAPIVIGRDHLDCGSVASPYRETESMKDGSDAVSDWPLLNLMSNTAGGATWVSFHHGGGVGMGFSQHAGMVVLADGTERADQCLRRVLFNDPALGVMRHADAGYEEAEEFEEKFGLKI; encoded by the coding sequence ATGAACGTTTCAGACTTTCTTAAAATCTACGCAAGTCACCCGAACTACAAAGCGCCTCACGGCGTACAACTGCATGCGAAGTCGTGGCAGACGGAAGCGCCGCTGCGCATGCTCCTCAACAACCTCGACCATGAGGTGGCTGAAGACCCCGATCATTTTGTGGTGTACGGGGGGCGGGGGCAGGCAGTGCGCAACCGCGAAGCCTTCGACCTGATCGTGAAAACCCTGCTGACCATGGATGAAGATCACAGCCTCCTGGTGCAGTCGGGCAAACCCGTCGGACTGGTGCGAACCCATGCGGAAGCACCACGCGTGCTCATCGCCAACAGCAACCTGGTGCCACATTGGGCGAACTGGGAACACTTCGATGAACTGGCGGCAAAAGGATTGATGATGTACGGCCAGATGACGGCCGGAAGTTGGATTTATATCGGCTCCCAGGGCATACTTCAAGGGACCTACGAAACCTTCGCGTCGTGCGCAAGGCAGCACTTTGGTGGCAGCCTGCAGCATAAGTTGTTGGTATCCGCGGGACTTGGGGGCATGGGTGGTGCGCAACCACTGGCAGCTACTTTGGCCGGTGCAACGTTCCTGGGGGCCGATGTGGATCCGAAACGCATTGAAAAGAGATTGGAGACCCGCTACATCGATAAGATGACCGCCAGTTACGAAGAAGCGCGCGACTGGGCGCTGGAGGCGAAAGAGAAAGGCCAGGCCATCTCCATCGGATTGGTCAGCGATGCAGGTGATATGCTTGAGAAACTTTTGAAAGATGGCATCATCCCGGACGTGCTGACAGATCAAACCTCTGCCCACGATCCGGTGAACGGTTATGTTCCGAATGGAATGAGCCTGGAAGAAGCTGCGGATCTGCGAAAGAAAAACCCGGTGACTTATAAGGAAAGATCCCTCAAAAGCATGGCGCGCCATGTGCACCTGATGCTGGAAATGCAGTCCAAAGGAAGCCGCACATTTGACTATGGCAACAACCTGCGCGAGTTCGCCCGGCAGGGTGGAGAATCCCACGCCTTCGACTTCCCCGGCTTCGTGCCCGCATATGTAAGGCCGCTGTTCTGTGAGGGGAAAGGTCCGTTCCGATGGGTGGCGCTCTCGGGAGATCCGGAAGACATTTACACCACCGACAACGCCCTCATGGAGGCATTTCCTGAAAACACCCACCTCATTCATTGGCTGAAGGAGGCCCGGGAAAAAATCGCCTTCCAGGGACTGCCGTCGCGCATTTGCTGGCTCGGACTAGGTGAACGCGAAAAGGCAGGATTGATCTTCAATGACCTCGTGCGAACCGGCAAAGTGAAAGCGCCCATCGTGATCGGCCGCGATCACCTCGACTGCGGTTCGGTGGCATCTCCCTACCGTGAAACCGAATCGATGAAGGATGGATCGGATGCCGTTTCCGACTGGCCCCTGTTGAACCTGATGTCGAACACCGCCGGAGGCGCCACATGGGTGAGCTTTCACCATGGCGGTGGCGTGGGCATGGGCTTCTCGCAACATGCCGGTATGGTGGTGCTGGCCGATGGTACGGAACGTGCGGATCAATGCCTGAGACGTGTGCTGTTCAACGACCCTGCCCTGGGCGTGATGCGCCATGCGGATGCAGGCTATGAAGAAGCGGAAGAGTTCGAGGAAAAGTTCGGATTGAAGATTTGA
- a CDS encoding imidazolonepropionase, translating into MKLIGPFTQIVTLNGLPLAGPLADDRLEIILRGGVLVQDGVIVKVGDFNTLQKEAEEVEEITGDHVLMPGFIDAHTHICFAGSRAGDYASRIAGKSYVQILEEGGGIMDTVRKTRAATSEELIEGMVLRCNRLTSEGVTTCEVKSGYGLSLEDELKMLRAIREANDQTALDLVSTCLAAHVKPPEFEDAASYVGFLIEHVLPVVKSEQLANRADVFVEPSAFAPDAARTYLQACRDLGFAITVHADQFTAMGSMLAAEFDAVSADHLEAVNDAGIAALKKKSVIATVLPGATLGLGMPFAPARKLLDAGLCLVIASDWNPGSAPMGNLLLQAAVMGAAEKLTTTETLAAVTVRAAAALQLNDRGVIAADKKADMVAFPVADFREVLYHQGSLQPNLVWKNGMQTHIPH; encoded by the coding sequence ATGAAACTCATCGGACCTTTTACCCAGATCGTAACCCTGAACGGACTCCCGTTGGCAGGCCCTCTTGCTGATGACCGGCTGGAGATCATCCTTCGCGGAGGTGTGCTGGTGCAGGATGGGGTGATCGTGAAGGTCGGCGACTTCAATACCTTGCAAAAGGAGGCGGAGGAAGTGGAAGAGATCACCGGTGATCATGTGCTCATGCCCGGTTTTATTGATGCACATACCCACATTTGTTTCGCCGGATCACGAGCCGGAGACTATGCTTCCCGGATTGCAGGCAAATCCTATGTGCAGATACTGGAAGAAGGCGGCGGTATCATGGATACCGTACGAAAAACACGGGCAGCCACTTCGGAAGAGTTGATTGAAGGGATGGTGTTAAGATGCAACCGACTGACCTCGGAAGGCGTGACCACCTGTGAGGTGAAAAGCGGGTACGGTCTTTCTCTGGAAGATGAACTGAAAATGCTTCGCGCCATTCGTGAGGCGAATGATCAAACTGCTTTGGACCTGGTGTCTACCTGTCTGGCGGCGCACGTAAAGCCCCCGGAGTTTGAAGATGCCGCATCCTATGTAGGCTTTCTCATAGAACATGTGCTGCCGGTCGTGAAGTCGGAACAACTTGCGAACAGGGCCGATGTGTTTGTTGAACCATCTGCCTTTGCGCCTGATGCAGCCCGCACATACCTGCAGGCATGCCGGGACCTGGGCTTCGCCATTACCGTACATGCCGATCAATTCACCGCCATGGGCAGTATGCTCGCCGCGGAGTTTGATGCGGTCAGTGCCGACCACCTCGAAGCGGTGAATGATGCTGGTATCGCTGCGTTGAAGAAGAAAAGTGTGATCGCCACGGTACTGCCGGGCGCCACATTGGGCTTGGGCATGCCGTTCGCGCCTGCGAGAAAGTTGTTGGATGCCGGACTCTGCCTGGTGATTGCCAGCGACTGGAACCCGGGCTCCGCGCCGATGGGGAATCTCCTTTTGCAGGCAGCTGTAATGGGTGCTGCGGAAAAGCTGACCACCACCGAAACCCTGGCGGCCGTCACGGTGCGCGCCGCCGCTGCTTTGCAGCTGAACGACCGCGGCGTGATCGCTGCAGATAAAAAAGCGGACATGGTCGCTTTCCCGGTGGCCGATTTCCGCGAGGTCCTCTACCACCAGGGCAGCCTTCAACCCAACCTCGTCTGGAAAAACGGAATGCAAACCCACATCCCTCACTAA
- the hutG gene encoding formimidoylglutamase — translation MYHAPDTSLWKGRHDGDEPSHHRYHHVVRPLDMGADVPQVSGMAFALLGFSSDEGVKRNKGRAGAAEGPNAIRAALANLPFHAGTDVIIVDAGDVICDRDQLEAAQVRLAEAVKTLLQAGYFPLVMGGGHEVSFGHYMGLHQAHPESHIGIFNFDAHFDLRDDKQGATSGTPFTQIAGKLKEEGTPFSYCCAGIEWFGNTAYLFEQAKGRGVQYLFSQDVQMPCPESSLKSMDDFLASVDRLYVTLCLDVFSASVAPGVSAPNPAGLLPRDVQPLLERLLRSGKVLSMDVAEMNPAMDRDGITARLAAIMLDQVIRTRSDAR, via the coding sequence ATGTATCACGCCCCTGACACATCCCTCTGGAAAGGTCGCCACGACGGTGACGAGCCTTCCCATCACCGCTACCATCATGTGGTTCGTCCGCTTGATATGGGTGCGGATGTGCCCCAGGTTTCCGGGATGGCTTTTGCCTTGCTTGGATTTTCTTCGGATGAAGGTGTGAAACGGAACAAGGGCAGGGCGGGAGCGGCAGAAGGACCCAATGCGATCCGCGCGGCACTGGCCAACCTGCCATTTCACGCCGGAACGGATGTGATCATCGTGGATGCCGGGGATGTGATCTGCGACCGGGACCAGCTGGAAGCGGCACAGGTGCGTTTGGCGGAGGCGGTTAAAACACTGTTGCAAGCCGGATATTTTCCGCTGGTGATGGGTGGCGGACATGAAGTCTCGTTCGGCCACTATATGGGTTTGCACCAAGCCCATCCCGAATCCCACATCGGTATTTTTAACTTCGATGCCCATTTTGACCTGCGCGATGACAAGCAGGGCGCCACATCCGGAACACCCTTTACACAAATTGCCGGTAAGTTGAAGGAGGAAGGAACCCCGTTTTCCTATTGCTGTGCCGGTATCGAATGGTTTGGCAACACCGCTTACCTGTTTGAACAGGCAAAGGGGAGAGGCGTGCAGTACTTGTTTTCCCAGGATGTTCAGATGCCCTGCCCTGAAAGCAGCCTGAAAAGCATGGATGATTTTCTGGCTTCTGTGGATCGCCTTTATGTGACGCTATGCCTGGATGTGTTCTCGGCTTCCGTGGCACCCGGGGTGAGCGCACCGAACCCGGCCGGATTGCTCCCGCGGGATGTGCAACCCCTCCTTGAAAGACTGCTCCGGAGCGGCAAGGTGTTGTCGATGGATGTGGCGGAAATGAACCCCGCAATGGACCGTGATGGCATCACCGCCAGGTTGGCTGCCATCATGCTGGACCAGGTGATTCGCACCCGATCGGACGCCAGATAA
- a CDS encoding choice-of-anchor J domain-containing protein, which yields MKRFLFSAFTFMLCAYVPAHAQQEYGQCATDEHFRDQLAADPDMLGRVLKDMDKIRVMVQKIQSQRTSSNDSTRYIPVVVHVMHDDGAERIGLAQIQSGIDKMNLDFRKLNKDTTQTLPLFKPFATDCKVEFRLAKIDPDGNCTSGVTYWRTPLTYNCRDTLKSVIQWPPDKYFNIWIVNSIDPTRWNLPGGGVIAGYEEFPWAYGISDTYGAVVRHNYWGTNGTAVSNNGRTETHELGHCLGLWHPWQDQLVNGAGDGCSFNIGHDCTDHDDMVCDTPPMLEPTYGCDKTENTCGNDTIGPSPFATDTVDPLDNFMSYSDCPTMFSIGQKERMDAVFATYPALQNLTSPANAAATGTDSGYVAPLCAPVADLYTSKRYICAGASVKYNDYSYGGTPDSWTWSCPGGTPAASTDRSPTITYDSAGVYDVQLIAGNSAGSDTVVFKNYMTVFPTLADMQDSIYTETFEDTASVNGMWLNPVTAGGNQWELTDMAGASGSHSFMVNNYERIWSGESLELITPSYDMSTVPNAQLYFKVAYAAIDNLSGDELKIFVSTNCGNIWALRKSLSGATLKTVADQTTPFVPSSMSEWKTDSIPLTGSYGTGTNVRFKFVFKSWRGNHIYLDDIQVRDKTTGTDELSPFSMSPVLFPNPANATVHLSFSLAHNASSVRARLVDLLGRTLQLTDVGSLGQGAHVLEVLKGNEPKAGLCFVQLEVDGFVWNQKVMFMNE from the coding sequence ATGAAACGCTTTCTATTCTCTGCTTTCACCTTCATGTTATGCGCGTATGTTCCGGCGCATGCCCAACAGGAATACGGCCAATGTGCCACCGATGAACATTTCAGGGATCAATTGGCTGCCGACCCTGATATGCTCGGAAGGGTGCTGAAGGACATGGATAAGATCCGGGTCATGGTACAGAAAATCCAATCGCAACGTACCAGTAGCAACGACTCCACCCGCTATATTCCGGTGGTGGTGCACGTGATGCACGATGATGGTGCCGAACGCATAGGCCTGGCTCAGATCCAAAGTGGAATTGATAAAATGAACCTGGATTTCCGGAAACTGAACAAAGACACCACCCAAACGCTTCCCCTCTTCAAGCCGTTCGCCACCGATTGTAAAGTGGAGTTCCGGCTGGCGAAGATCGACCCCGACGGAAACTGCACCAGCGGCGTTACCTACTGGAGAACGCCCCTGACCTACAATTGCCGCGATACACTCAAGAGCGTTATCCAATGGCCGCCCGACAAGTACTTCAACATCTGGATCGTGAACAGCATCGACCCCACTCGCTGGAACCTGCCGGGTGGTGGAGTGATCGCAGGATACGAAGAGTTTCCTTGGGCGTATGGCATCAGCGATACCTATGGTGCGGTCGTGCGCCACAACTACTGGGGAACAAACGGGACAGCCGTCAGCAACAACGGCCGCACCGAAACCCATGAACTGGGCCACTGCCTCGGTCTCTGGCATCCTTGGCAGGATCAGCTGGTAAACGGTGCCGGCGATGGATGCTCGTTCAATATCGGTCACGACTGTACCGACCACGATGACATGGTGTGCGACACCCCGCCCATGCTGGAACCAACATACGGCTGTGACAAAACAGAAAATACCTGCGGCAACGATACCATCGGTCCGTCGCCTTTTGCAACCGATACCGTAGATCCGCTGGACAACTTCATGAGCTACAGCGACTGCCCGACCATGTTCTCCATCGGACAGAAGGAAAGGATGGATGCTGTGTTTGCAACATACCCCGCTTTGCAAAACCTGACCTCACCGGCCAACGCGGCTGCCACCGGAACCGACTCCGGTTACGTGGCGCCCCTGTGTGCCCCGGTTGCGGATCTATACACAAGCAAAAGGTATATATGTGCCGGCGCTTCTGTCAAGTACAACGATTACTCGTATGGCGGTACGCCGGATTCCTGGACGTGGTCATGCCCGGGTGGAACCCCCGCCGCATCTACAGACCGGTCGCCAACCATCACCTATGACAGCGCAGGTGTGTATGATGTGCAGCTGATCGCAGGCAACAGTGCCGGCAGCGATACGGTGGTCTTCAAGAACTATATGACCGTATTCCCGACACTGGCTGATATGCAGGACTCCATCTATACGGAAACTTTCGAAGACACAGCATCCGTGAATGGCATGTGGCTGAATCCCGTGACCGCCGGTGGCAACCAATGGGAGTTGACCGATATGGCCGGTGCCAGTGGAAGTCATTCGTTCATGGTGAACAATTATGAGCGGATATGGAGCGGTGAAAGCCTGGAATTGATCACCCCTTCTTATGACATGTCAACTGTGCCCAATGCTCAGTTGTACTTCAAGGTGGCCTATGCGGCCATCGACAACCTGTCGGGTGATGAATTGAAGATATTTGTTTCTACGAACTGCGGCAACATCTGGGCACTTAGGAAAAGCTTGTCGGGCGCTACCCTTAAAACGGTGGCAGACCAAACTACGCCTTTTGTTCCGTCTTCCATGAGTGAATGGAAAACAGACAGCATTCCCCTCACCGGTTCGTATGGCACCGGCACCAATGTGCGCTTCAAGTTTGTGTTTAAGTCGTGGCGCGGAAACCATATTTACCTTGACGATATCCAGGTGAGGGACAAGACCACCGGAACGGATGAGTTGTCACCCTTCTCCATGTCGCCTGTATTGTTCCCGAACCCGGCAAACGCCACGGTGCATCTGAGTTTCTCTCTGGCACATAACGCGTCTTCTGTACGGGCGAGACTGGTGGACCTGCTGGGAAGAACCCTCCAGCTGACCGATGTCGGTTCCCTGGGACAGGGTGCACATGTGCTTGAAGTGTTAAAGGGCAATGAGCCAAAGGCCGGACTCTGCTTTGTTCAGCTGGAGGTCGACGGCTTTGTCTGGAACCAAAAGGTGATGTTCATGAATGAATAA
- a CDS encoding glycoside hydrolase family 9 protein yields the protein MNKKLRSVVVLLIGLMPGASAQYTVQKYICVDQFGYRPQDDKVAVLVDPQQGANASDSYQPGGTLELRRLSDGSVVYSGAPTAWNGGATQAQSGDKGWWFDFSSVKDTGTFYVYDPSNAVGSYPFDIFPDVYFKVLRAATRVYFYQRCGQDKQVPSADSSWTDAASYMGPGQDTEAHDVDDKNNASKVLDLHGGWYDAGDNNKYITFLENVLHQLLDAYAFQPGIWTDDFGIPESGNGLPDLLDEVMWELDWMKRMQDTTDGGVHIKMGDIDFNSPSPPSSDTGPRYYGPKCSSSTIVAAGIFAHAAEVLSAFPSLTGYADDLRARAELAWTWYSQNPRSADCDSQEIKAGDADKSLSDQDQGAVAAAAYLFGATGKATYSMYVKNHYTEVTLLNWWGPYGTTYGDALLYYAGLPSADVTVAGDVLSKKTGNANGVTDFYGFADQKDLYRSYMPDAQYHWGSNQVKAATGIINLDMNLYGLDQADSLQYAKRALASLHYMHGVNPMQMVYLSNMGALGAENSVNTIYHSWFNDGTPWDDVRTSSYGPAPGYVPGGPNKDYGGSLAWLGSEPVQKSYYEWNTGYPENSWEITEPGIYYQSAYIRLLASFTQLPPKDCNGETGGKAFIDSCGTCAGGGTGITPVTDPDLCSTGVYEGRQVGEVTVYPSPAHEHLYVAVPVQSRYTYQVVDALGQTVLRGEIFGAMHYELSLARFKAGFYLLTLSDHGYSYHVRFVVNR from the coding sequence ATGAATAAAAAGCTGCGATCGGTTGTTGTTCTGCTCATCGGGTTGATGCCCGGGGCTTCTGCACAGTACACTGTGCAGAAGTACATCTGCGTGGATCAGTTCGGCTACAGGCCGCAGGATGACAAGGTGGCTGTGCTGGTGGATCCGCAACAGGGTGCCAATGCGTCCGATAGTTACCAGCCCGGCGGCACGCTGGAGTTGCGACGGCTTTCAGATGGCAGTGTTGTGTATTCAGGCGCTCCGACCGCCTGGAACGGAGGTGCCACCCAGGCACAATCCGGCGACAAGGGGTGGTGGTTCGATTTCTCTTCCGTGAAGGATACCGGTACGTTTTATGTGTACGATCCTTCGAATGCTGTGGGATCTTATCCGTTCGATATTTTCCCGGATGTATACTTCAAGGTGCTTCGCGCAGCCACACGCGTGTACTTTTACCAGCGTTGCGGACAAGACAAGCAAGTGCCATCCGCTGATAGTTCATGGACAGATGCTGCATCCTACATGGGACCCGGTCAGGATACCGAAGCCCATGATGTGGATGACAAGAACAATGCCTCAAAAGTATTGGACCTGCACGGTGGATGGTATGATGCGGGAGACAACAACAAATACATCACTTTCCTGGAAAATGTGCTGCACCAGTTGTTGGATGCCTACGCCTTTCAACCCGGGATATGGACGGATGATTTCGGTATACCCGAATCGGGCAACGGTTTACCGGACCTGCTGGATGAGGTGATGTGGGAACTGGATTGGATGAAACGCATGCAGGATACAACGGATGGGGGTGTGCACATCAAAATGGGTGACATCGATTTCAATTCGCCATCACCGCCCAGCAGTGATACCGGTCCGCGCTATTATGGCCCCAAGTGTTCCTCATCCACCATCGTTGCCGCCGGTATTTTCGCGCACGCCGCAGAAGTGTTGTCCGCTTTCCCTTCGCTGACAGGATATGCGGATGACCTCAGGGCTCGTGCCGAACTGGCTTGGACCTGGTATTCCCAGAACCCGAGAAGCGCCGATTGTGATTCCCAGGAGATCAAAGCGGGAGACGCGGATAAAAGTTTATCGGATCAGGACCAGGGGGCCGTTGCAGCGGCTGCGTACCTGTTCGGTGCAACCGGAAAAGCGACGTACTCCATGTATGTGAAGAATCACTATACGGAAGTTACGCTTCTGAACTGGTGGGGGCCCTATGGCACTACATATGGCGATGCTTTGTTGTACTATGCGGGATTACCATCCGCAGATGTCACTGTGGCCGGTGATGTCCTAAGCAAGAAAACAGGCAATGCAAACGGGGTGACGGATTTCTATGGGTTTGCAGATCAGAAAGACCTGTATCGTTCCTACATGCCCGATGCGCAATACCATTGGGGCAGCAACCAGGTGAAGGCCGCCACAGGTATCATCAACCTGGATATGAACCTGTATGGCTTGGATCAGGCGGACAGCCTGCAATATGCAAAACGGGCACTGGCGAGTTTGCACTATATGCACGGGGTGAATCCGATGCAAATGGTGTATTTATCGAACATGGGCGCTTTGGGTGCTGAGAACAGCGTGAACACGATCTATCATAGTTGGTTCAATGATGGAACACCCTGGGATGATGTGCGCACTTCATCATATGGTCCGGCCCCGGGTTATGTCCCCGGTGGCCCCAACAAAGATTATGGCGGATCACTTGCTTGGCTGGGTTCTGAGCCGGTGCAGAAATCCTACTACGAATGGAATACCGGGTACCCCGAAAACTCTTGGGAGATCACGGAACCGGGTATCTATTACCAGTCGGCATATATACGCCTGCTCGCTTCGTTCACGCAGCTCCCACCGAAGGATTGTAACGGGGAAACAGGAGGGAAGGCATTCATAGATAGTTGCGGAACATGTGCCGGAGGAGGAACGGGTATTACACCGGTGACCGATCCGGATTTATGCAGCACCGGGGTATATGAAGGAAGACAGGTGGGGGAGGTGACCGTATATCCGTCGCCTGCGCATGAACACCTATATGTTGCCGTGCCGGTACAGAGCAGGTATACGTATCAGGTGGTTGATGCGCTTGGACAAACTGTTCTTCGTGGCGAGATATTCGGTGCTATGCATTATGAACTTTCACTGGCCCGTTTCAAGGCCGGTTTTTACCTGCTCACCCTTTCGGATCATGGTTATTCATACCATGTGCGGTTTGTTGTGAACAGGTAA